A genomic window from bacterium includes:
- a CDS encoding right-handed parallel beta-helix repeat-containing protein, with product MLKNNIEAGNNRKAYFKKASGCNFARRFFILCLLFILILLSPKRTYGDTTFVGGRISSDTTWTLAGNPYVVTSAIEVYGDATTPARLTIDTGVVVRFSSGMGLKVGSGESKGILRAVGGSIEPEKIKFTANTETPGRGMWSNIYFDDGAVDYDTVSGTGSVLENCVVEYGSQPGYADENIYILNSSPKINKCGIKESGANGIRVNGGSPSIENCILSNNGTNAILLQSAGCNSLINGNTIIN from the coding sequence ATGTTAAAAAATAATATTGAAGCTGGAAATAACCGAAAAGCATATTTTAAAAAAGCGTCTGGCTGTAATTTTGCCAGGCGTTTTTTTATTTTATGTTTATTGTTCATATTAATTTTATTATCGCCAAAGAGGACTTATGGAGACACTACTTTTGTTGGTGGCAGAATATCCTCAGATACCACATGGACATTGGCAGGTAATCCCTATGTTGTAACATCAGCGATAGAGGTTTACGGCGATGCAACAACCCCGGCGCGATTAACGATTGATACGGGAGTGGTAGTAAGATTCTCAAGCGGGATGGGACTCAAGGTGGGAAGCGGAGAGAGCAAGGGGATATTGCGTGCGGTAGGCGGAAGTATAGAACCGGAGAAGATAAAATTCACGGCAAACACCGAAACACCGGGCAGGGGGATGTGGTCAAATATATATTTTGACGACGGTGCGGTGGATTATGACACGGTATCGGGGACAGGGAGTGTCCTGGAAAACTGCGTAGTTGAATATGGCAGCCAGCCAGGATATGCGGATGAGAACATATACATATTGAACAGTTCGCCAAAAATAAATAAGTGCGGGATAAAAGAGAGCGGGGCAAATGGAATAAGGGTGAACGGCGGAAGCCCCTCAATAGAGAATTGCATATTAAGCAATAACGGGACAAACGCGATACTTTTACAATCGGCAGGGTGTAATTCTTTAATAAACGGGAACACTATAATAAATA
- a CDS encoding right-handed parallel beta-helix repeat-containing protein translates to MKKLINLFIFLVFICACGKPYKKEDDIRIEEWTKTGITRITKDMTWKNDVQVRGIIQIEKGAKLTILPGIKVEFVHVDKNNDGYGETGLVVYGNIIAEGKPDKPVIFTSASSAKNKNDWQGIYIETSNDSLFKNCIIEYANKALHLHFSPIVISNCELRFNQGAVHFRDSNVMFDHNYIHHNIIGLRIWNSDPIIVSNTIKDNQTGIFLAEGIKKIFVQNNNIYKNSEYNMGLGEPQKDDINAQNNYWGINDFKDIEKKIYDKLDSEYLGRVIYSPYFLELLDINK, encoded by the coding sequence ATGAAAAAGTTAATTAATTTATTCATATTCCTTGTTTTTATCTGTGCCTGCGGGAAACCTTATAAAAAGGAAGATGATATCAGGATTGAAGAGTGGACAAAAACAGGGATTACCCGCATAACCAAAGATATGACCTGGAAAAATGACGTGCAGGTCAGGGGAATAATACAAATAGAAAAAGGGGCCAAACTTACGATACTCCCGGGAATTAAAGTTGAATTTGTCCATGTTGATAAAAATAATGACGGGTACGGCGAAACAGGACTGGTAGTTTATGGTAACATTATTGCGGAAGGGAAGCCTGATAAACCGGTTATTTTTACTTCGGCAAGTAGCGCAAAGAACAAAAATGATTGGCAGGGAATTTATATTGAAACAAGTAACGACAGCCTGTTTAAAAACTGTATTATTGAATATGCAAATAAAGCGCTCCATCTGCATTTTTCACCGATAGTGATTTCAAACTGTGAATTGAGGTTCAACCAGGGCGCGGTTCATTTCCGCGATTCCAATGTAATGTTCGACCATAACTATATCCATCATAATATTATTGGCCTCCGGATTTGGAATTCTGACCCAATCATTGTATCGAATACGATTAAAGACAACCAGACAGGTATTTTTCTGGCAGAAGGGATTAAAAAAATATTTGTCCAGAATAATAATATTTATAAAAACAGTGAATATAATATGGGGCTTGGAGAACCGCAAAAAGATGATATAAACGCCCAGAATAATTACTGGGGTATTAATGATTTTAAGGACATCGAGAAAAAGATATATGATAAACTGGATTCAGAATATTTAGGCAGGGTAATTTATTCCCCGTATTTTTTGGAATTGCTGGATATAAATAAATAA